The Streptomyces sp. CC0208 genome window below encodes:
- a CDS encoding LysR family transcriptional regulator, which yields MSVPSPSPGPHPHHLDPRLLRAFLVVADELHFTRAAARLYVAQQALSRDVRRLERELGAELFVRTTRQVTLTADGERLVPYARRALDAQEELLAAFAQARPLLVDLNFPDQATARAVLLRARELAPDHELMARYESGLTGAAAQLLTGRLDASFGRFAGLDPALRSGLDHQPVRYEPMAVVLPEDHRLAALERVPLAALKGETVYAGAGNPRTPEWTDLARRLFEGRDIRMAPPAPLAVGDEEFQRIMAKTRNPILAVVDFPAMPATVLRPLVDPVPLSPVSLVWRKGLVHPAFDALRRAAIELSVEHDWLHRPSDGWIPATDEAVMNIHK from the coding sequence ATGTCCGTGCCCAGCCCGAGTCCCGGCCCCCACCCTCACCACCTCGACCCCCGTCTCCTGCGCGCCTTCCTCGTCGTCGCCGACGAGCTCCACTTCACGCGCGCGGCGGCCCGGCTCTACGTCGCCCAGCAGGCGCTCAGTCGCGATGTGCGGCGACTGGAGCGGGAGTTGGGCGCGGAGCTGTTCGTGCGCACCACCCGGCAGGTGACACTGACCGCCGACGGCGAGCGGCTGGTGCCGTACGCCCGCCGGGCCCTGGACGCCCAGGAAGAACTGCTCGCCGCCTTCGCGCAGGCCCGCCCCCTGCTCGTGGACCTGAACTTCCCCGACCAGGCCACCGCCCGCGCCGTGCTGCTGCGCGCCCGGGAACTCGCCCCTGACCATGAGCTGATGGCCCGCTACGAGAGCGGGCTGACGGGCGCGGCGGCGCAGTTGCTGACCGGTCGCCTCGACGCGTCCTTCGGCCGGTTCGCCGGTCTGGACCCGGCGCTGCGGTCGGGCCTCGACCACCAGCCCGTGCGCTACGAGCCCATGGCCGTCGTCCTCCCCGAGGACCACCGGCTGGCGGCCCTGGAGCGGGTGCCGCTCGCCGCCCTCAAGGGCGAAACCGTGTACGCGGGGGCCGGAAATCCGCGCACCCCGGAATGGACCGATCTCGCTCGTCGGCTGTTCGAAGGACGGGACATCCGGATGGCCCCGCCGGCCCCGCTCGCGGTCGGCGACGAGGAGTTCCAGCGGATCATGGCGAAGACCCGGAACCCGATTCTCGCGGTCGTGGATTTTCCGGCTATGCCTGCCACGGTGCTGCGTCCGCTGGTCGACCCGGTACCGCTGTCACCCGTGTCCCTCGTGTGGCGCAAGGGTCTGGTGCACCCCGCCTTCGATGCCCTCCGGCGTGCCGCAATCGAACTGTCCGTAGAACACGACTGGCTTCATCGGCCCTCCGATGGATGGATTCCAGCCACCGATGAGGCCGTTATGAACATCCACAAATGA
- a CDS encoding sugar ABC transporter permease, whose protein sequence is MTVTVERNARAVGKGTAGKPPRGPRDSYALFLLPGALAFLAIVVLPFVMNTYVSFTDWQGVGSPEWSGLANYRELLDDSEFWASFRHSLFMVVAMAAIPTALGLVLAAALFDHVGKHFGSRTAAVLRACFYLPQVLPIAVAGIVWSWILAPDNGSLNALLKAIGLGSWQQDWLGDPDLALYSVMGVMIWVQLGFPLVVFMAGLQRVDPQLYEAAELDGAGWWRRFWHITLPQIRPEIYVVLTWCSIAALKVFGAVYVLTKGGPGGATDVPSYFSFTTFFEKTQVGYGAAISTVLTVIILALSLIGLRLQERSDP, encoded by the coding sequence ATGACGGTGACCGTCGAACGGAACGCGCGGGCGGTCGGCAAGGGCACCGCCGGCAAACCCCCGCGCGGTCCCCGCGACTCCTACGCCCTCTTCCTTCTCCCCGGCGCCCTCGCCTTCCTCGCGATCGTCGTCCTGCCGTTCGTGATGAACACGTATGTGAGCTTCACGGACTGGCAGGGCGTGGGTTCGCCCGAGTGGTCCGGGCTCGCCAACTACCGCGAGCTGCTGGACGATTCCGAGTTCTGGGCGTCGTTCCGGCACAGCCTGTTCATGGTCGTGGCGATGGCGGCGATCCCCACGGCCCTCGGCCTGGTCCTCGCCGCCGCCCTGTTCGACCACGTCGGCAAGCACTTCGGGTCCAGAACAGCCGCCGTTCTCCGCGCCTGCTTCTACCTCCCCCAGGTCCTGCCGATCGCGGTCGCCGGCATCGTCTGGAGCTGGATCCTCGCCCCGGACAACGGCTCGCTCAACGCGCTCCTGAAGGCGATCGGCCTCGGCTCCTGGCAGCAGGACTGGCTGGGCGACCCTGACCTCGCGCTCTACAGCGTCATGGGCGTCATGATCTGGGTCCAACTCGGCTTCCCGCTGGTCGTCTTCATGGCCGGCCTGCAACGCGTCGACCCGCAGCTGTACGAGGCGGCCGAGCTGGACGGCGCCGGCTGGTGGCGCCGTTTCTGGCACATCACGCTGCCGCAGATCCGGCCGGAGATCTACGTCGTGCTGACCTGGTGCTCGATCGCCGCGCTCAAGGTGTTCGGCGCGGTGTACGTCCTGACCAAGGGCGGGCCGGGCGGCGCCACGGACGTGCCCTCCTACTTCTCCTTCACCACGTTCTTCGAGAAGACGCAGGTCGGCTACGGCGCCGCGATCTCCACCGTGCTGACGGTGATCATCCTGGCGCTCTCCCTGATCGGTCTGAGGCTCCAGGAGAGGAGCGACCCGTGA
- a CDS encoding MFS transporter, with the protein MPQPNRPMFTTTADALVIVDFSPRGPGGSRGPGRSRGPRDTRTSRSPRRRRAPGPYRRLLATPGARAFTIGNLLARLPMGMFSVSAVVMIAGTRGSYALAGAVTAAGLGATAVVAPWTARLVDRHGQAKIAVPATALAALGSLALLLCVRLGAPAWTLFVSYAATATTPNLGGMSRARWAHLLRGDESSLHVANSFEQAVDEACYMLGPVLAAFLCTAFFPEAGTLTGVVLLVTGMLVFTAQRSTEPPVRGYGPSKAPLRSPGIPPLLAVCLATGAVFGSMEVVTIAFADAQGHRSVAGIVLALQAAGSCAAGLVYGATRRAGSGSVEDRYVWCVAAMTTLLTLPLLAASLTGSLPVLAAALLIAGMATAPTMVTQMTLVQRRTPPGRLNEGMTLAVTGLLGGIACGSAAGGWTAEHVSPAAGYGVPVTAAAAALMIALTWTRPTRT; encoded by the coding sequence ATGCCGCAACCGAACCGACCGATGTTCACCACGACCGCGGACGCGCTCGTCATCGTCGACTTCAGTCCACGAGGCCCAGGAGGCTCGCGTGGGCCAGGACGCTCGCGTGGTCCGCGAGACACGCGCACCTCGCGCTCCCCCCGTCGTCGCCGCGCCCCCGGCCCCTACCGCCGCCTTCTCGCCACCCCCGGAGCCCGCGCTTTCACCATCGGGAATCTTCTCGCCCGGCTTCCGATGGGCATGTTCAGCGTCAGCGCGGTCGTCATGATCGCGGGGACGCGTGGGTCGTACGCCCTCGCCGGCGCCGTCACCGCGGCCGGTCTCGGGGCCACCGCGGTGGTCGCCCCGTGGACCGCGCGGCTCGTCGACCGACACGGACAGGCCAAGATCGCCGTACCGGCCACGGCACTCGCCGCGCTGGGTTCGCTGGCGCTGCTGCTGTGCGTCCGGCTCGGCGCCCCGGCGTGGACACTCTTCGTCTCGTACGCCGCCACCGCCACGACCCCCAACCTCGGCGGCATGTCCCGTGCCCGCTGGGCCCACCTCCTCCGCGGCGACGAGAGCTCGCTGCATGTCGCGAACTCCTTCGAGCAGGCCGTGGACGAGGCGTGCTACATGCTGGGGCCGGTCCTCGCGGCCTTCCTGTGCACGGCGTTCTTCCCGGAGGCGGGCACGCTGACCGGGGTGGTGCTGCTGGTGACGGGCATGCTGGTGTTCACGGCACAGCGCTCGACGGAGCCGCCGGTGCGGGGGTACGGCCCCTCGAAGGCGCCCCTCCGCTCCCCCGGCATCCCTCCACTCCTCGCCGTCTGCCTCGCGACGGGTGCCGTGTTCGGCTCCATGGAGGTGGTCACCATCGCGTTCGCCGACGCGCAGGGACACCGCTCGGTGGCCGGGATCGTGCTCGCGCTCCAGGCGGCCGGTTCCTGCGCGGCGGGGCTGGTGTACGGCGCGACCCGGCGGGCGGGGTCGGGGTCGGTCGAGGACCGGTACGTGTGGTGCGTGGCCGCCATGACGACACTGCTGACGCTCCCCCTGCTGGCCGCCTCCCTCACCGGCTCCCTGCCCGTCCTGGCGGCCGCGCTGTTGATCGCCGGGATGGCGACCGCCCCGACGATGGTCACCCAAATGACCCTGGTCCAGCGACGCACCCCGCCCGGCCGCCTCAACGAGGGCATGACCCTCGCCGTGACCGGCCTGCTCGGCGGAATCGCCTGCGGCAGCGCGGCCGGCGGCTGGACGGCGGAGCACGTGTCGCCGGCGGCGGGCTACGGCGTCCCGGTCACCGCCGCCGCGGCAGCACTGATGATCGCCCTCACCTGGACAAGACCAACGAGGACATGA
- a CDS encoding extracellular solute-binding protein, translated as MLTARRRAVAAAVVLTGSLLMTSCGNSDSGSSDGKTLRLWHYEGPDSAMGIAWKEAIKEFEATHPGVKVKFEEKSFDQIQKTAPMVLNSSDAPDLMEYNKGNATAGLLSKQGLLTDLTAEATKRGWDKKLSPSVRTTSLYDANGVMGSGKWYGVPNYAEYTLVYYNKDLFKKYGIAVPKTLGELTAAMDKFVADKVTPLANGGAAYPAQQYLYQLALSKADRAWVDAYQLYKGKTDFHDAAWTYGAETFADWVKKGYFSKSSSGQNEEAAGVSFTSGKAPILFSGSWWYGRFKTDNKFDWGTFRWPDSQLTLGSGGNLWVVPQGSKNKNLAYDFIDITMSKKIQNLLGNSGGVPVAADASAITDPQSKTLIDDFNTLSKNDGLAFYPDWPVPGFYDVLVSGTQKLITGSEKPDGYLSDLQEAYDKGAPKQ; from the coding sequence ATGTTGACGGCACGAAGGCGCGCGGTGGCGGCGGCGGTGGTCCTGACCGGATCGCTGCTGATGACCTCCTGCGGGAACTCCGACAGCGGGTCCTCCGACGGGAAGACGCTGCGGCTGTGGCACTACGAGGGCCCGGACAGCGCGATGGGCATCGCCTGGAAGGAGGCGATCAAGGAGTTCGAGGCCACGCACCCCGGCGTGAAGGTGAAGTTCGAGGAGAAGAGCTTCGACCAGATCCAGAAGACCGCCCCGATGGTCCTCAACTCCTCGGACGCGCCCGACCTCATGGAGTACAACAAGGGCAACGCGACCGCGGGCCTGCTCTCCAAGCAGGGACTGCTCACCGACCTCACGGCAGAGGCCACCAAGCGCGGCTGGGACAAGAAGCTCAGCCCGAGCGTGCGCACCACCAGCCTCTACGACGCCAACGGCGTGATGGGCTCCGGCAAGTGGTACGGCGTCCCCAACTACGCCGAGTACACGCTGGTCTACTACAACAAGGACCTCTTCAAGAAGTACGGCATCGCCGTGCCGAAGACCCTCGGCGAACTGACCGCCGCGATGGACAAGTTCGTCGCCGACAAGGTCACCCCGCTCGCCAACGGCGGCGCCGCCTACCCCGCCCAGCAGTACCTCTACCAGCTCGCGCTCTCGAAGGCCGATCGCGCGTGGGTGGACGCCTACCAGCTCTACAAGGGCAAGACCGACTTCCACGACGCGGCCTGGACCTACGGCGCCGAGACCTTCGCCGACTGGGTCAAGAAGGGTTACTTCAGCAAGAGTTCCAGCGGCCAGAACGAGGAGGCCGCCGGTGTCTCCTTCACCTCCGGCAAGGCGCCGATCCTGTTCTCCGGCAGCTGGTGGTACGGCCGCTTCAAGACGGACAACAAGTTCGACTGGGGCACCTTCCGCTGGCCCGACTCGCAGCTCACCCTCGGCTCCGGTGGCAACCTCTGGGTCGTACCGCAGGGTTCGAAGAACAAGAACCTCGCCTACGACTTCATCGACATCACCATGTCGAAGAAGATCCAGAACCTGCTGGGCAACTCCGGCGGTGTCCCGGTCGCGGCCGACGCCTCCGCCATCACCGACCCCCAGTCGAAGACCCTGATCGACGACTTCAACACCCTCTCGAAGAACGACGGCCTGGCCTTCTACCCCGACTGGCCGGTCCCCGGCTTCTACGACGTCCTCGTCTCCGGGACCCAGAAGCTGATCACGGGCAGCGAGAAGCCCGACGGTTACCTCAGCGATCTCCAGGAGGCCTACGACAAGGGCGCGCCGAAGCAATGA